TCTTTATTACGATGAATGAAAAAATCTATCAATGACTGATTGGTTTAATGAAAACATAAAGAGTTAATCTTTATGGCATAAACTTATGCAAGAAGTTATACCAATAGTAGTTCAACAATAAATAGTTATGTTACACTAAAATATCTATGGAAAAGGCATAGTTTTAATAGATATTAAACCATCATATTTAAAAAATTTAACTTTTCTAAGTTGCCATATGGTGAATCAAGATTTCAGGCTTTTTCACTATACTTAGAAAAAACCAAAAAAGTCCTAAGTGTGGTCCATCAAATAACTCATTTATAGGGAATTTCAGCTCCAACTCAGAATATTCCAAGCATTTAATGTCGTGCTACATTATTTAAGATAATGAAAAGGTAGGTTATTGTACATTGAAACCAGATCATAAAATCAATTCACTCAATGTAATATCTTTCTTTTAGTTAATGAAAGCAATCCTCGCATTTTCAACTTGGTTTCAATTTCTTAAAAAGATGTGCCAAAATGCAAAGCATAAAGAAAAATTTCTTTTTCATAAAACAAAATTGTTTAGCTATTTACATATTTAGCAACTTCATTAAAAAAGTGATTAATGAGGATCTATATTTGCGAAAAAGAGGGCTATGAAAAAACAGTTTTTTTTAGTATGGGTTGCATTATTTTTAAATGCTTATTCCCAAAATGTTGGCATCTCTAATAGCGTAATTGTGCCAGACCCGAGTGCAATTCTTGAGCTCAGATCCACCACAGGTGGACTTCTAATTCCTCGCATGACCACAGCACAACGCAATGCCATCACCAGTCCAGCTCATGCATTGCTTATCTACAACACAACATCCAATTGCTATGAATGGTGGAATGCTAATTTGAGTCAATGGCTATCTTTTGCATGTGAGTGTACTGTTCCACAACAACCCAACGCACTCCCCGCCACCAATATCACAAGCAACTCTTTCCATGCTCAATGGAGTGCCGTGCCTGGCGCTACTGGCTACTATATTGACGTGGCTTATAATTCAACGTTTACCAATTTTGTATCAGGATATAATAATTATAATGCCGGCAACAACACATGGATTCTCTTATCAGGATTGCCCTGCAACAGAAACTACTATTACAGAGTAAGAGCATATAACAGTTGTGGCACAAGTGCAAATAGTGGAACTATTACTGTATATGTTCCTTGCAAAGGTTCCTGCTATACCCTCGGACGCTCTGGAGACGATGTAGGAACTGCTATGATCAACACCCTTGATGGTGGATACCTGCTGATGGGAAGAACAAATTCCTCAGGTTTTGGCTCTAACGATAACTTAATGATGAAATTGGATCATAATTTCAATATTTCATGGTCTAAAGTTATAGGTGGTACAGCATCTGACGAAGGCTTGAGCATGATAGCAACTCAATTATCGGATCAAAATTTTTTTGGAGCAGGACATACTTATTCCTTCGGAGCAGGAGGTTTGGATTTTTTTATCTATAAATTCACCCCCACGGGACAAAGGCTTTGGTCCTATACAATTGGAGCTAGCTCAAATGATTTTACCTATGGTGCAAGTGCAGTTTTAGATGACGGTAGTGTTGTCTGGGGAGGATCTATGGCAGCAGTCGGACCTGGGCTACAGGATGCAGTTATTTTTCGAATGGATAACAATGGAAATATTTCAACATCTCTTTACTTTGGTGGAACGCATAATGAAGGTTGTGAAGCCATTTGCAAAACATCAGATGGTGGTTATATTATAGCAGGCAATACCTGGAGTTTTGGAGCTGGCAATCAGGATGGTTATGTTGCGAAATTCTCATCCGCAAACACCTTGCAATGGGCTAAAGCGTACGGTGGACCTGGAAATGAGAGATTTTGGTCCATGAAACCAACTAACGATTTAGGATACATTTTGTGTGGTTATACAGATAGTTATGGTGTTGGATCTTTCGATGTGTGGGTGTTAAAAATTGATGGATCTGGAAATCTTCAATGGGCAAGAACCATTGGAGGACCATCGTCCGAAGAAGGTTATCATGTTATCCCTACCAACGATGGAGGCTACCTCGTGGTTGGTTATACCAATTCATTCGGCGCCGGGGGACAAGATGCCTATGTTGTTAAGCTTTCCTCAACTGGAGCTTTAAACTGGACTAAAACTATAGGTGGAACAGGAAATGAATGGTTTCAAACTGTCATTTTAAATAATTCAACAGGAGAATACATTGCCTTAGGTACTACCAATTCATTCGGCTCAGGAGGCAATGATATTCTCCTTGTCCGGCTTGATCCTAATGGTAATATTTGTACCGATTGTGAATCAGGATCTGGTGGAAACCTTACAACCAGTGCACCAACTGTGAACAACTTTACACCTACCACCGGTACTCCTGCCTACACTAGACAAGCAAACGGAAACGACGCTACATTTTTCAGCGATTTTAGAATTCGCTGTAATTACTAAAAAAATAATTAATCGCATGATATATTTAACCGTAAAACACAATTGGAAGGTACCCTTCCAATTGTGTTTTATTCTTATGTTAATCTATGACCAACAAACGACCTAAGAAATGAAGTTTATTGAACAATTTTGCCTCATACAATGATATTTTTTTTATACTTTGAAACGAAGCAAGCAATTAAAAGATAATTTGTATCTCACAAATAGTCTAAAATTGAAATTTCTGCTACGATACGAAAAGAATCAAAAAATCAAATAATACCTCTTTGCATACAATTATGGAAGAC
The DNA window shown above is from Bacteroidales bacterium and carries:
- a CDS encoding fibronectin type III domain-containing protein; translated protein: MKKQFFLVWVALFLNAYSQNVGISNSVIVPDPSAILELRSTTGGLLIPRMTTAQRNAITSPAHALLIYNTTSNCYEWWNANLSQWLSFACECTVPQQPNALPATNITSNSFHAQWSAVPGATGYYIDVAYNSTFTNFVSGYNNYNAGNNTWILLSGLPCNRNYYYRVRAYNSCGTSANSGTITVYVPCKGSCYTLGRSGDDVGTAMINTLDGGYLLMGRTNSSGFGSNDNLMMKLDHNFNISWSKVIGGTASDEGLSMIATQLSDQNFFGAGHTYSFGAGGLDFFIYKFTPTGQRLWSYTIGASSNDFTYGASAVLDDGSVVWGGSMAAVGPGLQDAVIFRMDNNGNISTSLYFGGTHNEGCEAICKTSDGGYIIAGNTWSFGAGNQDGYVAKFSSANTLQWAKAYGGPGNERFWSMKPTNDLGYILCGYTDSYGVGSFDVWVLKIDGSGNLQWARTIGGPSSEEGYHVIPTNDGGYLVVGYTNSFGAGGQDAYVVKLSSTGALNWTKTIGGTGNEWFQTVILNNSTGEYIALGTTNSFGSGGNDILLVRLDPNGNICTDCESGSGGNLTTSAPTVNNFTPTTGTPAYTRQANGNDATFFSDFRIRCNY